In Candidatus Aminicenantes bacterium, the DNA window GGCCGCCGCAAAGCCTTGTGGACTGATGCGCTGCGTCACCCCGAACGCCTGGAGCGCCTCATCCAGCAACTGCAGAACCGGCCGCAGATGGCCGCGGCCCGCGCCCGTGCAGCGGCGGCACTGCCTCCGGACACCCCCCTGGATAACCGCTTTTACCTGGTGACGTTCGGGGCATCCACCGCCTTTTCCGTGGGCAGTGAAAACGGCCTTGACCTGCTGCAATTGCCGCTGAATGCAGATGGGCGCATAGACCTTGGGGAGGTTCAACGGATCCTGGCCCACGAACTCCACCACACGGGCTTTTTTTACTGGCTGAATCGCAACTTGCCGGATTTAAAGATCGCCCCGGTCATGTTGGCGGGAATCCTGGCCGCAGAAGGAATGGCATCCCATTTCATCGACCGCGTACCGGACCACCTGGCGGAGTTCCGCCAACGCAAGAACTCAATTTACGAACAGGTAGCTGCAGACTGGCAACGCCATACGGCGAACCTGCCCGCACTCTACGAACGGTCTGAGAAAGACATGCGCGACATGTTGAAAGGAAGCCTCAAACCGGTGGACGCGCAGAAGTGGTGGATGGCCGGAGCCAAAGGACCGGCTTACATCCTGGGCGCGCACATGATCGCATGCATTGAAAAGGAACTGGGGCGCCGGGCCGTGTTCGTAGTGGTTCGTGACTTCCGCGCCCTGCTCACCACTTATAACCGCGCCGCCCACCGCGCGAAACTGAGGGGTGAACACCCCTTTGTTTTCTCCGCGGACCTGGCTGCGAGCCTGGCAAATCACACGGGAACCGGCTCCTGACCTGCCCTGATCCAGAATCAGTATAAAATGAACAGGAACAACTCAACCATGTCCGTTGATTCGCTTCCCGGCCACTCAACGCCTGGACTGCTTCCCTCTCCACCTCATAAACTCCTTGTTGTGCTATACTTGCGCTGATGCCGATCAGGAAAAATTTGATATCACCAGATCAACGCCTGGATGACGCTCGCGAGAGACTCGACCGGGAAGGCTGGTCCCTGGTGGTCATTACCAATAACGGCGATTGCCACGTTTCGCATGAACGCGGCGTCACTCCCTTGCTGGACCTTGTAGAAAAACTGGCAGAAGACCTGCGCGATGCCGTACTTGCGGATAAAGTAGTGGGCCGGGCCGCCGCCTTGCTGGCTGTGGGCGCGGGCTTCTGCCGGGTATATGCCCGGGTACTGAGCATGCCTGCCCGGAAGGTTCTCCATATCGCCGGCATTCCGGTCACCTGGGAGCGCCTTGTAACGGGGATCCGCAATCGTACGGGAGACGGAAGTTGCCCGATGGAGGCGCTTACGCTGGATGTTGCCGATCCGCAGGAAGCGCTTGAAAAACTACGAAAAGTCTTGGGAAGAGGTGAAAGGTAAGGCAGTTGGGGAGTTCACTTTGCCTTGTACCCGCGGCGGTCTTGGGCTAGAATGAGGGCAAATCACACGCGCACTCAAAGGGATGGTGATCTGCATGCAGCCAAACAAGGGATTCGACAACCAATTGTACCTGAAAGAACAGACCGCGGCCATCATGGAACGCATCAAAAACGGCGGTTCAGAGCGATTGTATCTGGAATTCGGCGGCAAGATCCTCTACGACTACCATGCGTCCCGGGTTCTGCCGGGATTCCAACCCAATGTAAAGATGGACCTGCTGAGCCGGTTGAGCGATCGCGCCGACGCGATCTTGTGTATCTATGCCGGAGATATCGAACGCAAAAAGGTCCGGGCCGACTTCGGCATCACCTACGATGCCGATACGATGAAAACCATCGACGATTTCCGCGAACGCGGCATCAACATCCGCGCGGTGGTGATCACGCGCTACGACGAACAACCCACGGCACAAGCATTCAAGCACAAGTTGGAACACCGGGGAGTCCGGGTATACACCCATCGCTTTACCCGGGGTTATCCCACGGATGTGGATCTCATTGTCAGCGATCGCGGCTATGGCGCCAACGAGTACATCGAGACAGACAAGCCCATCGTGGTGGTCACCGGCCCGGGACCTGGAAGCGGAAAACTGGCCACATGTTTGTCCCAGCTCTATCACGAATACCGCCGCGGCCGCAAAGCCGCCTACGCCAAGTTCGAGACCTTTCCCATCTGGAACCTGGAACTCAAACACCCGGTGAACGTGGCCTACGAGGCGGCCACCGCGGAACTGCGGGATGTGAACATGATTGACCACTTCCACCTGGAAGCCTATGGCAAAACCACGGTGAATTACAACCGTGACCTGGAGGCTTTTCCCCTGCTGAAACGCATCCTGGAACGGATCACCGGCACTGAATGCGCCTACCTTTCACCCACGGACATGGGTGTGAACCGCGCCGGTTTCGGCATTATCGATGATGGCGCGGTGCGGGAAGCGGCCAGGCAGGAAATCATCCGCCGCTATTTCCGCTATGCCTGCGAATACGCCATGGGATTGTGCGACCGTGACACGGTTCAGCGCGTGGAATTGTTGATGAAAAACCTGCAATTGAGTGAGACGGATCGTGCCGTGGTAATCCCGGCCAGGGAAGCCGCCGATGCCGCCCGTAAAGGGGGCAAAGGACATGACGGCATCTACTGCGGCGCCGCCCTGCAACTGGCGGATGGATCAATGGTAACCGGCAAGAATTCAACCCTGATGCATGCCGCCTCCAGCCTGGTGTTGAACACGGCCAAACTCCTGGCGCAAATTCCCGACGCCATTGACCTGTTGCCGGCACAGGTGATCCAGTCACTGAACCACTTCAAACGCGACGTACTCAAGGGCCGCCAGGCCAGTCT includes these proteins:
- a CDS encoding DUF1893 domain-containing protein, whose amino-acid sequence is MPIRKNLISPDQRLDDARERLDREGWSLVVITNNGDCHVSHERGVTPLLDLVEKLAEDLRDAVLADKVVGRAAALLAVGAGFCRVYARVLSMPARKVLHIAGIPVTWERLVTGIRNRTGDGSCPMEALTLDVADPQEALEKLRKVLGRGER
- a CDS encoding DUF1846 domain-containing protein — translated: MQPNKGFDNQLYLKEQTAAIMERIKNGGSERLYLEFGGKILYDYHASRVLPGFQPNVKMDLLSRLSDRADAILCIYAGDIERKKVRADFGITYDADTMKTIDDFRERGINIRAVVITRYDEQPTAQAFKHKLEHRGVRVYTHRFTRGYPTDVDLIVSDRGYGANEYIETDKPIVVVTGPGPGSGKLATCLSQLYHEYRRGRKAAYAKFETFPIWNLELKHPVNVAYEAATAELRDVNMIDHFHLEAYGKTTVNYNRDLEAFPLLKRILERITGTECAYLSPTDMGVNRAGFGIIDDGAVREAARQEIIRRYFRYACEYAMGLCDRDTVQRVELLMKNLQLSETDRAVVIPAREAADAARKGGKGHDGIYCGAALQLADGSMVTGKNSTLMHAASSLVLNTAKLLAQIPDAIDLLPAQVIQSLNHFKRDVLKGRQASLDLSETLIALAISAITNPSAGAAIEQLETLDGCEVHMSHMPTPGDAAGLRKLGVNVTSDPEFATKELFVS